A window of Passer domesticus isolate bPasDom1 chromosome 18, bPasDom1.hap1, whole genome shotgun sequence contains these coding sequences:
- the UCK1 gene encoding uridine-cytidine kinase 1, which translates to MASAGGPDAERPHPKPFLIGVSGGTASGKSTVCEKIMELLGQNEVEQRQRKVLILSQDSFYKVLTAEQQAKALKGQYNFDHPDAFDNDLMHSTLKNIVEGKTVEVPTYDFVTHSRLAETTVVYPADVVLFEGILVFYNQDIRDMFHLRLFVDTDSDVRLSRRVLRDMKRGRDLEQILTQYTTFVKPAFEEFCLPTKKYADVIIPRGVDNMVAINLIVQHIQDILNGDICKWQRGALNGHGRTYKRPFPEQAESAAVLAAGKRSHLESSSRPH; encoded by the exons ATGGCGTCCGCGGGCGGCCCGGACGCGGAGCGGCCGCACCCCAAGCCCTTCCTCATCGGCGTCAGCGGCGGCACCGCCAGCGGCAAG TCCACAGTGTGCGAGAAGatcatggagctgctggggcagaacgAGGTGGAGCAGCGGCAGCGCAAGGTGCTGATCCTCAGCCAGGACAGCTTCTACAAGGTGCTGACGGCCGAGCAGCAGGCCAAGGCGCTGAAGGGACAGTACAACTTCGACCACCCGG ATGCCTTTGATAACGATTTGATGCATTCAACCCTGAAAAACATCGTTGAGGGCAAAACGGTTGAGGTGCCAACGTACGACTTCGTGACACATTCTAG GCTGGCAGAGACCACGGTGGTGTATCCTGCTGACGTTGTCCTCTTTGAGGGCATCCTGGTTTTCTACAACCAGGACATTCGGGACATGTTCCACCTGCGGCTCTTTGTGGACACGGACTCCGACGTGCGGCTGTCGCGCCGAG TTCTGCGAGATATGAAGCGTGGGAGGGACCTGGAGCAGATCCTCACGCAGTACACCACGTTTGTCAAGCCTGCCTTTGAGGAGTTCTGCTTACCG ACAAAGAAGTATGCGGATGTGATCATCCCCAGAGGCGTTGACAACATGG TTGCCATAAACCTCATCGTGCAGCACATCCAGGACATCCTGAACGGGGACATCTGCAAGTGGCAGCGAGGGGCGCTGAACGGGCACGGCCGCACCTACAAGCGGCCGTTCCCGGAGCAGGCGGAGAGC